One Caenibius sp. WL genomic window, AAGTGGAAGTGCACGGCTTCCTCGCGGTGGTGCAGGCCGCGCTGCCGCATATGCGCGAACGGGGCGGGGGCAGCTTCGTCACGCTCGGTTCGGCGGGGCATGACATGTGGGCCAATCGCGATGGCCTGTCGGTGGCGGTCAAGGCTTCGAACGAGCAGATCGTGTGCGGCATCGCCAAGGAAGAAGGTCGCTACAACATCCGCGCCAATTCGGTGCGCGTGGGAGTGATCGATGCGGGGCAATTGCACGAATTGACCCGGCAGGGGCAGATCGATCAGCGCTGGATCGACAACACGCACAAGCTGCTATGTCTCAAGCGTTGGGGCACGGCCGAGGAAATCGGCCATGCCTGCGTCTATTTTGCGTCCGATGAAGGCGCTTACACCACGGGTCAATCGATCTCGATTTCAGGAGGTTTTGGAGTATGAGTACGGATCGCAAGGTCGCCATCGTCACGGGCGCCAGCCGCGGCGCGGGGCGGGGGATCGCCCGCGCGCTGGGTGAACAGGGCTACCGCGTCTATGTCACCGGGCGCACGCTCAACGAAGGCGATGCCGCGTTGCCCGGCACGATCGGCTCGGCCGCGCAGGCCGTCACCGATGCGGGTGGCGAAGGGATCGCGGTGCAGGTCGACCACGCCGACGACGCGCAGATCGCGGCGCTGTTCGAACGCGTGCAGAACGAAAGCGGGCGGCTGGATATCCTCGTCAACAACGCCGCCGCGCTGCATGACGATCTGATCAAGCCGGGCCCGTTCTGGGAAAAGTCGATCGATCTCGTCGGCCTGCTCGATGTGGGCCTGCGGTCCAATTACATCGCTTCGTGGCATGCGGCGCCGATCATGGTGAAGCAGGGGCGCGGGCTGATCGTCTTCACCTCGTCGTTCGGGTCGGTCTGTTACATGCACGGCGCGGCCTATGGCGCGCAGAAGGCCGGGGTGGACAAGTTCGCCGCCGATATGGGGGTCGATTTCCGCGAGACGGGCGTTGCCGCCGTGTCGCTGTGGATGGGCATGCTGGCGACGGAGCGTAGCGCCCGCGCCGCCGAGGAAAGCCCTGAGCAGTACGAACAGATTCTCGCCGTGGCCGAAACGCCGGAATTCAACGGCAAAGTGATCGACGCGATGTACAACGATCCCGATCTGGCCGAACTGAACGGGCAGACGGTGATTACCGCCGAAATCGCGCTGAAGTACGGCATCACCGATGTGGATGGGAAACAGCCGATGTCGTGGCGCTCGCAATTGGGCGACCCGCGCATTCCGCACCCGGCGATCATCGCCTGACATTGTTGTGGTACGCCATCCGGCGTTGCCGGGTGGCCACGATAGCGATGGCCCGGTCCCTCCATGGGGCCGGGCCATTTGTCTGCCCGTTAAACAATTGTGGCCGAAATGTCACTGCGGCCGGGCAAGTCGCATGGGGGCCGCCGTTCTTCCGGTGTGGGCCGATTACATTGTTGCGCGGCATAACAATTGGATGCAGACCTTGAACAGTGGGCGGCGCAGCGACCGGGTACGAATTTTCCGCAAAGCCGTTCACCTGAAATAACAAGACGATAAAAAGAAGGGCCTGCGATGAGGCCCATGGGAAGTACAGAATTTCGCAATCCAGGTGCGGATTGCTGGAAATCGCCTTGGCGCTTCGTGGCCGGGGCCTCTGATACGAGAGGGTGTAGGGAGATCCATGATGACTGATGCTCGTAGCAACGACCGGGCCGGGTTCAATCGCTGGCTCTGTGCTGGCGCCGCCATCGGCGCGCTGGCCATGCCGGGGCTCGCCGCCGCGCAGTCGGCGGATGCGCCGCAGCAGCAACCGCAAGCGGCCGTGCCGACCGGGATCGGCGAAATCATCGTGACCGCGAACCGACGCCAGGAACGCGCGCAGGACGTGCCGATCGCGATCACCGCGCTTTCGCCCCAACGGCTGGAACAGCAGGGCATCACCAAGGCGCAGGACCTTGCCGCCAGCGTTCCTTCGCTGGTCGTCGGGCCGAACGGGCAGGGTTCGCGTGAAACGATGTCGTTCACGCTGCGCGGGCAGGGCTCGACTTTCCAGGCATCGCCGGGCGTGGTGATGTACATGAACGAAGTGCCGGTGCCTTCGGCCATCAGCCTCAGCCAGCAAGGCGCCCCCGGCCAGTTTATCGATATCGAAAACCTCCAGGTTCTCGCCGGGCCGCAGGGCACGCTGTTCGGCCGCAACACCACGGGCGGCGCGGTGCTCATCGTGCCGAAGAAGCCGACCAACGAATTCGGCGGCTGGATCAAGGGCGAAATCGGCAATTACGATCGCCGCTATGTCGAAGGCGCGGTGAACCTGCCCATCGTGGACGACAAGCTGATGGTCCGCGTCATGGGCGCGTTCCACGATCGCGACGGCTACACCCGCGATGTGCAATGGAACAAGGATCGCGATAACGAACATTGGTACACCGGCCGCATCGGGGTGACGTTCCGCCCGACCGATACGGTCGAAAACTACACGATGGCTTACTACACCAAGTCGAGCAACAACGGCGCGGGCCTGATCCATAAGGGCTTCAATATCAATGGGCTGATCAATGCAGCAGGGCCGGGGAAGCCAGGCTTGTGCATGGAAGGCCCTTACAGCGCTTTGGGAGGTTACTCATGCGATGTTTATCGTGCCGCTACGGCTAAGGCGGAGGCGCTGGGCAACCGCAAGACCGCTTTCTCCATCGACACGATGCAGAAGACCAAGGCATGGGGCATCAGCAACACCACCGACATCGAACTCAGCGATGAGATCAAGCTGCGCAATATCTTCAGCTATCAACGGATGAAGCTGAAATATCGCTACGATGGCGATGCCACCGTGCTGCAACAGCAGGATAACGATCCGGGCAGGTTGCCGGGGCCGGGCGAAGCGTTCCTGCCGGGGATCGGAACGCCGATTACCTACACTAACGCAACCGGTGCGACCGAACGCAGCCGCGACGATTTCAAGCAGATCACCGAAGAACTGCAATTGCAGGGCGATATGCTCGACAGCAAGCTGACCTGGACGGTCGGCGGATTCTACTTCGAGCAGAAGCCGGTCGGCACACAGCTCAGCCGTGGGATGAATTATTGTCCCGCGGTTTCCACTGGCGACATCACCGTCTGCTCGCCCGGCTATCTCTATTCCGGCGTGGCCAGCAAATCGAAAGCGCTCTACGCGCAGGCGACGCTGGATCTCGGCGCGGCGACGCCTTCGCTGGATGGGCTGCGGCTCACGGCGGGCTATCGCTACACCTGGGATACGATCAAAGGCTTCGCGAGCCAGTTCAACGTTAGCCGGAACAAGAACGCTCCTCCAGGATCATACGCTTGCGGTTACAACAATATGGATACCCCGTTTGCCGACGCGTATGACAACTGTTATTTCTCGGCGACGTTGAAGACCAAGGCGCCGACCTGGCTGATTGGGCTTGACTACAAAGTCACCGACAGGGTGATGGTCTTCGCCAAAGTCAGCCATGGCTACAAGGCAGGCGGGTTCAACCCCTATGCGGTGTATGACAACACCCGCACGTTCAACCCGGAAAAGGTCACATCCTACGAAATCGGTCTCAAGTCCGACTTCAATCTCGGCGATGTGCCGTTCCGCTTCAACGGTTCGCTCTATCAGGTGGAATACAAGGGGCTGCAACGCGCCACGGGTGACTACAATCCGGGAAGCAATGCGGCCGGGGCGCGTACGCTCAACGCCGATGCGCGGATCAAGGGTATCGAACTGGAAGCGTCGGTTCGTCCCTTCCCCGGTTTCGAGCTGGGCGGCAACTTCAGCTACACCGACGCCAAATATAAGAAGTACCAGTATGTGGTGAATCAGCCTGCGGAAGCCTGCAATGGACAGGTCAATCCGGTTTATCTGGGCGGCACGGGTATTGCAGATTCGTCGTGCCTCGATTTCCAGTATGTCTCGCCCTATATCTGGAGCGTTCACGCTTCATACGACTATGATCTGGGCGATATGGGGGCCTTGGCTTTCTTCGTGAACTATTCGCACACATCGAAGCAGAATACCGAAGCTGTGCAGTTGGCGAAGAACCAGCCGGGTGCCGTTCTGGAACCTTATGGCACGCTCAATGCTTCGATCGACTGGAAGAATATCGCGGGCAGCGGGTTCGATCTGGGTGTGTTCGGCACCAACATCACCAACAAGACCTACCGGATCAGCAACAACGACGTCTATCAGACGGGCAGCCTGCTCTACTGGTCGACGATGTACGGCGAACCGCGCATGTACGGCATGCGCCTGACCTACCGCTTCGGCGGCGAAAAATAAGCATCCCGCTTGGGCAGGGCCACACTGTGGCCCGGTTGCAGGGGGATGGCGGCCCGGTTCCGATCAGGAGCCGGGCCGTCAGCTTGTATGGGCTCAGCGCATCAGCGCGCGGTAGGCACCGGGCGAACGGCCGGCCGCCTTGCGGAAAGCGGCGGAAAAGGCGGGCAAACCGGCATAGCCCAGTTCCCGCGCAATCGCGGCCAGCGGGAGATCGTCGGCCGCCAGCAGAGCCTTGGCGCGAGTCACGCGTGCTTCCGCGATGCAGGCGCCCACGCTCATCCCCGCCGTTTCCTTGAAGCACCGCATGAAGTGGAACCGGCTGAGCCCGCAGGCCATGGCGAGTTCGGCAATCGTGGGCGGCTGGCCGGGCCGGTCGATCAGCGCCAGCGCGCGGCGCATCAGGCGCGGGGGCAATCCGCCCTTGCGCCGTTCCGCCTGCCGCCGCGCATCGGCGAGATAGCGGGCCAGATCGATCAGGATGGTTGCCACCAGTGCGGCGGCCAGTGCTGGGCTGTCCGGTGCGGGGCGGTTCACTTCGCCCGCCAGCCGCAGCATCGCCTCCTCGATCGCGGGCACGCGGATATCGAAGCATGCGGCAAGCTGCGCATCGTTGAGCGGCGCGCGCCCTAGCGCCCCGGTTATCGTGCCCGGGGCGAAGCGGCAGCGGATCGTGTGGAACGCGCCGCCATCGATGCGCATCTCCATGGGGATGCCCGCCGGGCGGAAGCCCATCGCGCCGAAGCGGGCGAACGGTATCCGCCTGTCGCCCGCCATGCGCCCTTCGGCGCCGCCCAGCAGCGGCGAAAGGCCGAGCGAGAGCACGTCTTCCTCCTCGGTCACCACCAGCGTTTCCGCCAGCACTTCGGGAAAGGCGCAGAGTTCCACGCTGGCATCGGGCAAAGCGATCCTGCGGATCACCAGATCGGGCAGCCGTTGCGCGTCGCGGATCGGGATGGCGGGCATGAACCGCCCTTATCAGATCATGCGGAATATTGCGATATCATGCTGTAAAGCGTGTGCGGTGTCAGGAAAGCCGTTGGGCAAGCGGGCGGGCGGGCGTACCTTCGCCGCGAAGAGAGGAGCTTCCGCGAACCGCGCCCCGGCAGCATGACCGCTGGCAAGGGGGAGCGATACGCGGAAGCGAAAACCCGGAGGTCCGCACGTGAACAAGCCGATCGATGCCTTCGTCGCCGCCAACGACAATATTCTGGCCGAAGCGGAGCGCTGGGAAGCGCAGACCCGCGCGCCGTTCGTCGCCCAAAATCCCGAACGCCGCGATGCCTTTACCACTCAGGCGCTGGGCTGGCCGGTCAAGCCGCTTTACACCCCCGCCGATCTGGAGGCCGTGGGGTTCGATTATTGCACCGATCTCGGCTTCCCCGGCGAATATCCCTACACCCGGTCGACCCGCCCCAACGGGCACCGCTCGGCTTACTGGACGATGACGCAGGTGACAGGGTTCGGGAAAGGGGCGGACTGGTCGAAGCGGGCGCGCTACATGCTCGATCAGGGGCTTTCCGGCCTGATTCTCGAATACGATCTGGCCACCACCAACGGCTATGACAGCGACGATCCGATGGTGGAAGGCGAAGTCGGCCGGGCGGGGATGGCGCTCGACAGTCTGGAAGATCTGGAAGCGGCGTTCGATCTCCCTTTCGACAAGCTGCATTACCTGATGAGCGTGTGCAACGCGCCGCAGCCGGTCAACCTCGCCATGATTATCGCCGAGCTGGAGAAGAAGGGCGTCGATCCGCAGGATTTCGTCCTCCACATCGTGAACGGCATCCTGATCGAATACACCTGCGTCGGGCGTTATATCTATCCGCCCGAACATGGCTTGCGCATCGCGACGGACTGCATCGAATATATCATCCGCAACCATCCGAACTGGGCGCCGCTGTCGATCATTTCGGCGCAGTTGCAACCGGCCAAGGCCAACCCGGTGCAGGAAATCGCTTTCAGCCTCGCCATCGCCTGCGCCTATATCGATGCGACGCTGGAGCGCGGCTTCACGATTGACGAGATCGCCCCCTATCTCAATCACTTCGTCGTCAACGTCGACATGGATTTCTTCGAGGGGGTCTGCAAGCTCCGCGCTTTCCGCAAATGCTGGGCGCGGCTGATGAAGGAGCGGTACGGCGCGGCCACGCCCGAAGCGCTCAAGATCCGGATGATGACCTCGCCCACCACCATCGCCCTGACCTTGCAGCAGCCGCTCAACAATATCGGGCGGCTGGCGATCATGGCCACGGCCTGCGCGCTGGGCGGCGCGGGCGAAGCGATGACGACCCCGCTCTATGACGAAGCCCATGCGCTTCCGGCGGAGGATGCGATCCGCGTCGGCGCGGCCCTGCAGCATATCGTCGCCCATGAAACGGGCGTGGCCGAAACCATCGATCCGCTGGCCGGCTCCTATTATGTCGAGACGCTGACCAAACAGATCGAAGACGCCGCCTTTGCCGAAATGGACACAATCTTCGCCATGGGCGGAGCGACCAAAGCGATCGAGCAAGGTTATTTCCAGCGCGCGCTGGGCCGCGAACAATACGAACGGAACAAGGATCTGGAGCAGGGCCGCCGCAAGTGGGTGGGGGTCAATCATCTCGTCCTGCCCGAAGACAAACGCGAGATCGAAATCTTCCGGCTGGACGAAACGATGGAGGATGAGCAGGCGGCCAAAGTCCGCGATCTGCGCGCCCGGCGCGATTCCGCGGCGGTGGAGGCGGCGCTGGAAAAAGTGCGGCAGGCCGCGCGCCAGGGCGAAAACCTCGTGCCGCCGTGCCTCGAAGCGGTGAAAGTCTATGCGACGCATGGCGAACTGTGCAACGCCATGCGCGATGTGTTCGGCGTCCACACGCCCGACAGCCAGCTTTCGGGGGTATGACGGCCATGCGCGAACATTCGGGCCGCCGCTTGCGGGTGCTGCTGGCCAAGCTGGGCATGGATACGCACACGGTGGGCATCACGATCATCGGCCACGCCCTGCGCGAGGCGGGGATGGAAGTGATTTTCACCGGGCTCAAGCAGACGCCGGAAATGGTGGTGGCCGCCGCCATTCAGGAAGATGTCGATGTGGTGGGGATTTCCACGCTGTCCGCCGGGCATACCCGCAATCTGCCCCGGCTCGCCCGCCTGCTGAAAGAGGCGGGGGCGGAGGACAAGCTGTTGCTGGCGGGCGGCGTGATCCCGGAGGAGGACCGGCCGTTCCTGCTGGAGGCAGGGGTCGGCAAGATCTTCACCATGGGCACCGACACGCGCGATATCGTGCGCTATCTCGAAGAATGGTGGGCGGAAAGACAGGCCGCTGAAACCGTCTGATGGGAATTGCTGCCGATGTGCTGGCGGGCAGGATCGCCGCCGGCGCCCGTGCGATCACCTGGCTGGACGATGGCGATCCGCGCGGGGCCGAAGTCATCAAGCGCATTTTCCCGCACACCGGCCGCGCGCATGTGATCGGCATCACCGGCCCGCCGGGCGCGGGCAAATCGACGCTGACCAATATGCTGGTGGGCGCATTGCGCGCGCGGGGGCAGCGGGTGGGGGTGGTCGCCGTCGATCCGTCCAGTCCGTTCACCGGCGGCGCGATCCTGGGCGACCGGGTGCGCATGGCGCGCCACACGCTCGACCCCGGCGTGTTCATCCGCTCCATCGGCACGCGCGGGGCGGCGGGGGGCCTGTCGCGCTCCACCCATGATGCCTGTCTCGTGCTCGATGCCATGGGCTTCGATGCGGTGATCGTTGAAACGGTGGGCGTGGGGCAGGACGAGATCGACGTGGTCAATCTCGCCCATACCACGATCATCGTCGGCGTGCCGGGGCTGGGGGATGAAGTGCAGGCGGTGAAAGCAGGCATTCTGGAAGCGGGGGAGATTTTCGTCGTCAACAAGGCCGACCGCGACGGATACGAAGCCACGCGGCGGCAGTTCGAACTGATGCTGCATCTGCGCGAACAGGCGCGGCCGGAAGAGGACTGGCGCCCGCCGCTGTTGCGCGCCGTGGCCAGCGCGGGCGAAGGCGCGGCGGAAATCGCTGATGCGATCGCGGCGCATAGGGCCCATCTCGATGGCACCGGCGGGTTCGCTTTGCGTTCCGGATTGAGGGAGCGCGAACAAGTGCTTGCCTTGTTGCGCGAAAGGCTGGCACGAGTGGCCCGCGCCCGGGCGGGTGATTCCTTATTGGATGATGTCGAAGCCCGCAGGCTGGACCCGTACAGCGCCATAGAACGGCTGACGGGAGGGTTGGATCAGGAAGGATAGCAAGGCATGACGAAGAGCATCTGTGCGATGGTGCACAAGCCCGGTTCCACGCGTGAGGCATTCCAGGCCTATTATGAGGAAAACCATGCCCCGCTGGGCTGCCAGCATTTTCCTTTCACCCGCTATGTCCGCAATCACCTGATCGATAACGAGAATTTCGGCTTCGACACGATCACCGAATTCTGGGCGCGCGATATCAAGGCTGCGGCTGCGCTGATGAGCGGCCCGGTGGGCGACATCATGCGCGCCGATGAACTGAAGTTCATGGACCAGTCGAAGACTGCGCCCGCCAGCGCGGAAGAACATGTCTTTTCCCAGCAGCGCGACCCGATCCCTTCGGAACGGCAGGCATGGCTGCTCGACTGGGAGGAAGACGATACGTCGATGCGCGGCAAAGTGCTGGCTTGGGCCGGGCGGCTGGGGGGCGAACATCCCGGCGTTTCGGTCGATTTCGCGACATCGTGGCAGGAACCGGGCTTCCCCGCGCGCGCGGTTCTCTGGCTGCCTGTGGGCGTGGATGCCACGGCCCCGGTCGGGCTGGAAGTGACGCGCCTGCGTGTCCGGCGCGAGGAAACCCCGGCGGGCAAGCTGCTGGCGGGCGGGGTCTGAACGGAAGGGATGGATCGTTTGGCAATGCCGTCTCGCTTGTCCTGAACTTGTCGCAGGACGCGCGCCGACGGCATGGCCGGGCCATCGCGTATAGGCCGAGGTTTGCGATAGCCATTCAGACGGGTGCAGGCAAAGCGGAATAGCGCGCGGCGGTGAACCCGGCGCGCTTTCCCTGATTGCCGCCGCCCCGCCTGTCAGACCGGGTAGTTGGCCAGCCAGTCGCGCAACGCGGTTTTCAGCAATTTGCCGTTGGGGTTGCGCGGCAGCGGCCCTTCCACGACATGGACCTGATCGGGCACTTTGTAATCCGACAGGTTGGCCGCACAGAAATTGCGCAGTTCCTCGCTCGTCACCCCGTCGCGGGCCACTGCGAACGCGACCACCCGTTCGCCCAAGACTTCGCACGGACGGCCGACGACACCGGCTTCGGTAACGGCATCGTGCGCCATCAGCGTGTTTTCGACTTCGACCGAATAGATCTTGAAGCCGCCCCGGTTGATCATGTCCTTCTTGCGATCGAGCACGCGCAGGTATCCCTCGGCGTCCATCACGCCGATATCGCCCGAACGCCAGTATCCGCCGGTGAAGCCCGCCGCCGTTGCTGCGGGGTTGTTCCAGTATTGCGGGATCGTCATCGGCCCGGCGATCCAGATTTCGCCCTGTTCGCCCGGCGGGACCTGCCGCCCGTCATCGTCGACGACGATGATTTCCGCATAGGGCAGCGCGCGGCCGACCACATCGCTCCGCTCGCGCCCTTCGCCCAGCGGCATCATCACGGCGGGGGAGGATGTCTCGGTCGCCCCGTAGATGTTGACCAGCGTCAGTTGCGGGCAATGCTCGGCCAGTTCCGCGATCGTCGCTTCGGGCATCGGCGCGCCGCCGAACGCGCCCACCCGCCATGCGCTGAGATCGAAGCGGGCGAAGTCCGGATCGAGCAGGCACAACTTGTACATCGCGGGGACCATGATGGCGTAGCTCATCCTTTCCCGTTCCGCGATTTCGAGGAAAGCCCGCGCCTTGAAGCCGCGCTGCGCCACGACTTTGCCTGCGATCCGGATCGCGGTCAGCAGGATCAATTCGATTCCGGTGACGTGCGATGCGGGCACGGACAGGACCATCGCATCGCCATCGCGCAGGCGGAGGTGGTTTTGTGTGCCGATGGTGTTGGTGATCAGGCCGAAATGCGTCAGCACCGCGCCTTTGGGTTTGCCCGTGGTGCCGGAGGTATAGAGGATGCAGAACGGATCGTCTTCGTGCACCGTGCCGCATGCGGCGATGGCGGCCACGTCCGCCGCGGTTTCGCCCCAGGCGGCGGCTTCCACCGAATAGGGCAGCCAGCGGCGCACGCTCGGGGTATCGGCGGCGGCGGGCAGGTACTCGGCCAGATCGTCTTCGTAGATGATCGCGGCGGCGGTGCAGTCGTTCAGCACATAGGCGGTTTCGGGAGCGCGCTGGCGGATGTTGCCGGGCACGCAGATCGCCCCGATCCGGGCCGTTGCCATCAGCAACACCATATAGTCCGCGCGGTTGTCGAGCAGGATCACCACACGGTCGCCCGGCTTGATGCCGAGGCCGAGCAGCCGGGTGGCGCAGCGATCCGCCCGGTCGGCGACATCGGCGTAAGTCAGTCGCAGATCGCCATCGACCATGGCGATTTCGCCGCCGCGCCGGGCCACCGCTTCATCGAACATCGCAGCGATATGGGACGGCCGCTCCGCATGGGACAGCACCACGCGGCCGTGATGCGTTTCATAGCGCATGCCATCGGCCCAAGACTGGTATTCCATCGTATCCTCTTTCCGCAAATCGTCGCCCGCCTGGGGTCTATTGCGCCTTTGCGTAGCGCGAACACCGGCGGGCATCTGTTCTGGCTTGTGCGATCACGAATCCCTTGCGTCCATTTGCTGCCCGTTGGCAAGACCTCCGTGCATGGGGCGATGAAATACCGTCAGGGTTAAGGAAAATCGATCTTGTGCCGGTGGACAGAACGGGCATGACGGCGATGCGCACGGGAAGCGGCGGATCGCGAACGGGGCGAGGCTGGTTTCCCCCGTAACTGGCCGAAAACGGCCATTGAGTGTGGTTTAAATGCCACATTTGACAGAACCCGTTCGGACATTCAAACCTATCGAGACGCATCCATGCACGTTTCGTCGCGGCAGCGGCGGCTGTGGTTTTGCATTCTCGCCCCGCGCTCCTAAGAGCCCGCGAATATCAAGCAGACAAAGACCTTCAGGGAGGTTTTCATGAAAAATTTCGTATTTTTGGGCGCTGCCAGCCTGGCCGCGCTGGGTTTCTCGCAGGCAGCCTACGCACAGGACGCTGGCGCCAGCACCGCCGCCGAGCCCGCCCCGCAGGCGGAGACCGGCTCGACCGGCCTGCAGGATATCGTCGTCACCGCGCGCCGTTCCAATGAATCGCTGCAATCGGTGCCGGTGGCCGTCACCGCGCTGTCGGGCGAATTTCTGGAACGCCAGAATTTCAACGACGCCACGGCCCTGCCGCGTCTCGCCCCCAGCCTGACGATCGAAAAGCAGCCGTCCAGCCTTTCGGCGGCAACCGTCTATATCCGCGGTATCGGCAACCAGGAACCGTCCGCCCTGTCGGAACAGGGCGTGGGCATCTATCTCGACGGCGTCTATCTCGCCCGTTCGGCGGGTGCGGTGTTCGACCTGCTCGATCTCGAACGCGTCGAAGTGCTGCGCGGCCCGCAGGGCACGCTGTTCGGCCGCAACACCATCGGCGGCGCGCTCCAGCTCGTTTCGAAGAAGCCGAGCGACGATTTCCATCTTACCGCCAAGGCCGGTTACGGCAATTTCGATGAATGGTATGTCCGCAGCCGTGTCGACACCGGCTATATCGGCAATTCGCCGTTCAAGCTGTCGGTCTCGGCGCAGCATCGCGAGGCGGATGGCTTCGTCAACAACACGCTGACCAAGGGTTCGCAGGATCCGGGCGCGGTCAAGGCGGACACGGTCGCTGTCGGACTGCAGGCCGATCTGGGCAAGCTGACCGTCAACTACGGCTTCGACTACGATTACCGCACCGGCACGCCGGGCTTCTTCCAGCTCGTCGCCACGACGCCGGAATATGCCGCCTACTTCGGCCAGTCGGCCAGCCTGGGCGGCGCGCCGTTCATGGTCAGCCCGGATCGCCAGGGCACCGTGCAGCAGGCCGGCTTCGTCGATCGCAACGGCAAGTACCGCTACGGCTCGAAAACGCGCGTGCAGGGCCACAGCCTGACGCTCGCCTATGAAGCGTCGGATGCGCTGACGATCAAATCGATCACCGGCTATCGCAAGTTCTACCAGGACACGATCCTGAACCTGAGCGGCAACGGCGAACTGAAAGGGCTGGTTTACGATCCTTCCTCGCCCACTCTGACTTCGGTCCAGTCGGTCATTCCGTACACCGGCAACAACGCGCCGCAGAAGCAGCACCAGTTCAGCCAGGAATTGCAGTTGCTCGGCAGCTCGGGCGATTTCAGCTATCTCGGCGGCCTGTACTACTTCAAGGAAAAGGCTTCCGAATATAACCACCAGTCGCTGACCAGCGTGGTGCCGGTGGGCTATCTGGCGGCTTACGGCTTCATGTCGCAGGCGGATCAGGATGCGCTGATCGCCGCCAATCCGGGGGTTGCGCAGATCGGCGTGAATCTCAATCCGTTGCAGGCATTCGGCGGCACGTCCGAATCCAAGGCGGCATTCGGCCAGGTAAGCTGGAAGCCGTCCGCGCTCGACCAGAAGTTCGAACTGACGGTCGGCGCCCGCTACACCAAGGACAAGAAGACCGCATGGCTGGGGGGCGACATCGACCCGGTGCAGCGCGGCAAGACCTCGTTCGACAACTTCTCCTGGCTGGTTTCGGCATCCTACAAGGTGACGCCGGATGTGATGGTCTACGCCCGTGCATCGACGGGATATCGCTCCGGCGGGATCAATCCCCGTGCGGGCGTGATCAACACGTTCAAGCCGGAAAAGGCGATGTCGTATGAAGCGGGCATCAAGTCCGAACTGTTCGACCGCCGCCTGCGCCTGAACTTCGCCGCGTTCCTGACCGATTACGACGATCTGCAGGTCCAGCAATTCGCTGCGGGCATGCAGGGCGCCACGTCGCTGATCGTCAACGCGGGCAAAGTGCAGCTCAAGGGCTTCGAAGCCGAAGCGACCCTGATGCCGGTCGACGGCCTCACCATCGATGGGTCGGTGGGTTACGTGGACACGAAGTACAAGACTTTCATGTTCCGCGATCCCTATACCGATGTGGTCGATAACGTCGCCGATGTCGCCAAGCCGATCTACACGCCCAAGTGGACGGCGCGGATCGGGGGCGAATATGTGCACGATCTGGGCGGCCCGCTGGCCCGCCTGCGGGTGGACTATTCCTACCGCTCGTCGATGTACTTCAACGCGCTCAACGC contains:
- a CDS encoding SDR family oxidoreductase; this translates as MATFPTGCTMIFGGSGGIGRGIAGVFAARGSDIAVIYRTRREPAEEVAEQARAVGRKASVHAADVTDPASIAAAIDAAIAEHGRIHSVIWAAGPLVNQRYLSATPMDEWRHAFEVEVHGFLAVVQAALPHMRERGGGSFVTLGSAGHDMWANRDGLSVAVKASNEQIVCGIAKEEGRYNIRANSVRVGVIDAGQLHELTRQGQIDQRWIDNTHKLLCLKRWGTAEEIGHACVYFASDEGAYTTGQSISISGGFGV
- a CDS encoding SDR family NAD(P)-dependent oxidoreductase, which codes for MSTDRKVAIVTGASRGAGRGIARALGEQGYRVYVTGRTLNEGDAALPGTIGSAAQAVTDAGGEGIAVQVDHADDAQIAALFERVQNESGRLDILVNNAAALHDDLIKPGPFWEKSIDLVGLLDVGLRSNYIASWHAAPIMVKQGRGLIVFTSSFGSVCYMHGAAYGAQKAGVDKFAADMGVDFRETGVAAVSLWMGMLATERSARAAEESPEQYEQILAVAETPEFNGKVIDAMYNDPDLAELNGQTVITAEIALKYGITDVDGKQPMSWRSQLGDPRIPHPAIIA
- a CDS encoding TonB-dependent receptor → MTDARSNDRAGFNRWLCAGAAIGALAMPGLAAAQSADAPQQQPQAAVPTGIGEIIVTANRRQERAQDVPIAITALSPQRLEQQGITKAQDLAASVPSLVVGPNGQGSRETMSFTLRGQGSTFQASPGVVMYMNEVPVPSAISLSQQGAPGQFIDIENLQVLAGPQGTLFGRNTTGGAVLIVPKKPTNEFGGWIKGEIGNYDRRYVEGAVNLPIVDDKLMVRVMGAFHDRDGYTRDVQWNKDRDNEHWYTGRIGVTFRPTDTVENYTMAYYTKSSNNGAGLIHKGFNINGLINAAGPGKPGLCMEGPYSALGGYSCDVYRAATAKAEALGNRKTAFSIDTMQKTKAWGISNTTDIELSDEIKLRNIFSYQRMKLKYRYDGDATVLQQQDNDPGRLPGPGEAFLPGIGTPITYTNATGATERSRDDFKQITEELQLQGDMLDSKLTWTVGGFYFEQKPVGTQLSRGMNYCPAVSTGDITVCSPGYLYSGVASKSKALYAQATLDLGAATPSLDGLRLTAGYRYTWDTIKGFASQFNVSRNKNAPPGSYACGYNNMDTPFADAYDNCYFSATLKTKAPTWLIGLDYKVTDRVMVFAKVSHGYKAGGFNPYAVYDNTRTFNPEKVTSYEIGLKSDFNLGDVPFRFNGSLYQVEYKGLQRATGDYNPGSNAAGARTLNADARIKGIELEASVRPFPGFELGGNFSYTDAKYKKYQYVVNQPAEACNGQVNPVYLGGTGIADSSCLDFQYVSPYIWSVHASYDYDLGDMGALAFFVNYSHTSKQNTEAVQLAKNQPGAVLEPYGTLNASIDWKNIAGSGFDLGVFGTNITNKTYRISNNDVYQTGSLLYWSTMYGEPRMYGMRLTYRFGGEK
- a CDS encoding AraC family transcriptional regulator, producing MPAIPIRDAQRLPDLVIRRIALPDASVELCAFPEVLAETLVVTEEEDVLSLGLSPLLGGAEGRMAGDRRIPFARFGAMGFRPAGIPMEMRIDGGAFHTIRCRFAPGTITGALGRAPLNDAQLAACFDIRVPAIEEAMLRLAGEVNRPAPDSPALAAALVATILIDLARYLADARRQAERRKGGLPPRLMRRALALIDRPGQPPTIAELAMACGLSRFHFMRCFKETAGMSVGACIAEARVTRAKALLAADDLPLAAIARELGYAGLPAFSAAFRKAAGRSPGAYRALMR
- a CDS encoding methylmalonyl-CoA mutase family protein, whose translation is MNKPIDAFVAANDNILAEAERWEAQTRAPFVAQNPERRDAFTTQALGWPVKPLYTPADLEAVGFDYCTDLGFPGEYPYTRSTRPNGHRSAYWTMTQVTGFGKGADWSKRARYMLDQGLSGLILEYDLATTNGYDSDDPMVEGEVGRAGMALDSLEDLEAAFDLPFDKLHYLMSVCNAPQPVNLAMIIAELEKKGVDPQDFVLHIVNGILIEYTCVGRYIYPPEHGLRIATDCIEYIIRNHPNWAPLSIISAQLQPAKANPVQEIAFSLAIACAYIDATLERGFTIDEIAPYLNHFVVNVDMDFFEGVCKLRAFRKCWARLMKERYGAATPEALKIRMMTSPTTIALTLQQPLNNIGRLAIMATACALGGAGEAMTTPLYDEAHALPAEDAIRVGAALQHIVAHETGVAETIDPLAGSYYVETLTKQIEDAAFAEMDTIFAMGGATKAIEQGYFQRALGREQYERNKDLEQGRRKWVGVNHLVLPEDKREIEIFRLDETMEDEQAAKVRDLRARRDSAAVEAALEKVRQAARQGENLVPPCLEAVKVYATHGELCNAMRDVFGVHTPDSQLSGV